One window from the genome of Fulvivirga lutea encodes:
- a CDS encoding RNA polymerase sigma factor, giving the protein MKLKIHRTEEELLIQGCRKFERQAQHELYQKYAPKMHAICLRYVKDHSEAEDVTIQSFVKIFKKIDQFKGEGSFEGWIRRIVVNESLGFLRKNKSMYLEVDIEAADKEPDYNSLDSTLEAEDLLKLVQQLPVGYRTVFNLYAIEGYSHQEIAEELGISENTSKSQLSRARALLQKKLLETEAVLKNKIN; this is encoded by the coding sequence ATGAAGCTGAAAATTCACCGTACAGAAGAAGAGTTATTAATTCAGGGCTGCCGCAAGTTTGAAAGACAGGCGCAGCATGAATTATATCAGAAGTATGCACCAAAGATGCATGCCATCTGCTTGCGCTATGTGAAGGATCACAGCGAAGCAGAAGATGTGACTATTCAGTCTTTTGTTAAGATTTTTAAAAAAATCGATCAGTTTAAAGGGGAAGGAAGCTTTGAAGGTTGGATAAGGAGAATTGTTGTAAATGAATCGCTTGGCTTTTTAAGAAAGAACAAGAGCATGTATCTGGAAGTAGATATTGAAGCTGCCGATAAAGAGCCGGATTACAATTCATTAGACTCAACCCTGGAGGCGGAAGATTTATTAAAGTTAGTGCAGCAGCTACCTGTGGGTTATAGAACGGTATTTAACCTGTACGCCATTGAGGGCTATAGCCATCAGGAAATTGCAGAGGAATTAGGTATATCCGAAAACACTTCCAAATCACAATTGAGCAGAGCGCGAGCTTTATTACAGAAAAAACTGCTTGAAACAGAAGCGGTTCTTAAAAACAAAATTAACTAG